The sequence GATGGCGTCGGCGAGGTCCCAGCGATCGGTCAGCCCGTCGGCGTCGATCGAGACCAACCAGTCGATGTCGGTGTGGGGCGCGCCGATGCTGTCCAGGAAGCGCTCACCCCAGCGGCGGAACGGCCCGGCCCGATCCAGCAGGGTGTTGTCCAGGTCCAGCAGGAGCAGTGGCACTCGGGCACCCTACGGGACCGACGTGTCCGCCAACAGATGCGGCGGGTATCGAGCTGACGGCGGGCTCAGCCAGGCATCGACAGCCGCGGGCCGCCCTGGTCCGACAGGCGATCGGCGAGCATCGAGTGGGCCGCCCGGGTGGCCGCGAGCACGGCGGGATCCAGCGTCGCCACCAGCACCGCCGCCCCGTCGTCGGCGCCGCGAGCCAGCACCCGCCCCTCGGGGTCGTAGATGGCCGCGCCGCCGTTGAACCGCCACGGCTCGACACCGCCGACCGCGTTGGCGAAGACCACGAACATCGTGTTGTCCAGGGCACGCGCCGGGTAGTAGAGATCGCGGCGGTGCTCGGAGCCGGCCAGGTATCCGCTGGGGCACAGGTAGGCGTGCGCGCCGTCGAGGGCGGCGGCCCGACCGTGCTCCGGGAAACAGCCGTCGTAGCAGATGCCCAGCCCGAGCCGCCAGTCGTCGACGAGCAGCGTGGCACCCCGATCGCCGGGGGTGAACAGCTCCCGTTCGTCGCCCCACAACTGCTGCTTGTCGTACCCGACCCGCACCTCGCCGGTCCGGTCCACCACCAGCGCCGCGATGGTCCGCCGGCCGTCCGGGTGCCGGACGGCCGCGCCGACCAGCGCGGTGACGCCGGCCTCGCGCGCCGCGACGCGCAGCGGGTCGAGCCGGCGATCCGCGACCATCCCGGCCGGATCGGCCGCGACGTCGGTGCCGGCCGGGTCGGCGGCGAGCACCGGCGGGTGGTACGCGCAGAGGAACAGCTCCGGCAGGACGGCCACCCGGGCGCCCCGCTCGCCAGCGCGGCGGACCAGGTCGGCGGCCATGACCGCGTTGCCGGCGACGTCGCCCGGCGTGGGGGTGGCCTGGACGGTGGCCACTGTCAGCGGGGAGCTGGGCAGGGTGCGGGGCTGGGTCACCGGGCGATGGTAATCGGCGACATCCCAAGCCGTACGTACGGTTTGCGTGCCCCGGGGTGACCTGCAACGATCGACCTGTGCCCAGAGTAAGCCAGGACCAGCTCGACGCTCGCCGGCAGGAGATCCTCGCCGCGGCCCGGGCGTGTTTCGCCCGGCTCGGCTACGAGGGGGCGACCGTACGCCGCCTCGAGGAGGCCACCGGCCTGTCCCGAGGCGCGATCTTCCACCACTTCCGCGACAAGGACTCGCTCTTCCTCGCCGTCGCCGAGGACGACGCCGCGGCCATGGTCGAGACGGTGGCCCGCAACGGTCTGGTGCAGGTGATGCGCGATCTGCTCGCCCGCGCCGTCTCGCCGGACACCACCGGCTGGCTGGGCAGCCAACTGGAGGTCTCCCGGCGACTGCGCACCGACCCGGCGTTCGCCCGACGGTGGGCGGAGCGGTCCGCCGCGATCGCGGAGGCGACCCGGGACCGGCTGGCCCGCCAACGCGACGCCGGGGTGCTGCGCGAGGACGTACCGATCGACGTGCTGGCCCAGTTCCTGGAGCTGGCCTACGACGGCCTGGTGCTGCACCTGGCCATGGGCCGACCGGCCGGTGACCTGGGCCCGGTGCTCGACCTCGTCGAGGAGGCGGTCCGCCGCCACTGACCGCGCGCACACCGGTCGGACGCCCGTGGCGAGGCTGCTCCACAATGGGGCCGCCGATCCCTCCGGTGACAGGAGCAGTCGATGAACGTCCACGCCGCGTCCGGCGACACCTGGGGCATCTCCGGCCCGACCTTCCTCCGGTACTACATCGCGGCGGCCATCCTGGTGGTGGCGATCGCGGTGTACCACCGGATCCGCCTGCTGACCGCCCCGGGGCACACCACAGTCGATCCACTCGGCGCGCAGCAGGTCGCGTACCTCAACGGTGGCCCTCAGCTCGCTGTGCACGCGGCGCTGGGCGGGCTGCGCGGCAGCGGCGCTGTCGGCGTACGACCGGACCGTCGGCTGACCACCGGCGGTGCCCCGCCGAGCGGGCTCACCCCGCTGGACCAGGCCGTCCACTGGGCCGCGCACCAGCACTCCCGGGTCCGGGACCTGCCGCAGGACGAGCGCGTGCGCACCGCGCTGGACCAGATCCGCGACGGCCTGGAGCAGCGCGGGCTGATCACCGACGACGCGCAGCGCGCCCGTGCCCGCTTCTGGTCCATGATCCTGTTCGCCCTGCTGGGCCTCGGCGTGCTCCGGTTGGTCTCCGGCCTGTTCAGCGACCGCCCGGTGGGTTACCTGCTGCTGACCCTGGTTCCGCTGCTGACCATCACGCTGGTGCTGCGCCGGGCACCCATGCTCACCCGGGCCGGTCGCACCGCCCTACGCTCCGTCCGCCGCGAACACACCCACCTCGCGCCGGCCTCCGCGCCCGCCTACGCCACCTACGGAGCGGCCGGCGCGGCGATGGGCGTGGCCCTGTACGGCACCGCCTCGCTCTGGGCGCTCGACCCGGGCTTCGCCGAGCAGGCCGAGATTCAGCGCCAGGCCGCCTCCGGCGGCGGCTGGACGGGCGGCTCCGACGGGTCCTCCGGTGGCGGGGACAGCTCCGGCGGGGACGGCGGCAGCTCCTGCGGCGGTGGAGGCGGCGGGTGCGGGGGCGGCGGATGACCGGCCCGTCCGGGGTTGGCATCGGCTGGCGTCCGGAGATCGCCGGCTTCGTGGCCGAGCTGCCCGGCCTGCGCTTCGTCGAGGTGGTGGCCGAGGGGGTCTCCGCCTCCGGGCCGCTCCCGCCCGGCCTGACGCAGCTGCGGGACCGCGCGGTGACAGTCGTACCCCATGGGGTGCGGCTCTCCCTCGGCGGCGCCGAGCCGGTCGACAGGGCCCGGGTCGCGCACCTGGCCGCTGTGGCGCAACGCCTGAACGCCCCGCTGGTCAGCGAACACATCGCGTTCGTCCGGGCCGGCGGCCTGGAGGCCGGCCACCTGCTGCCGCTGCCGCGCAGCCGGGAAGCCGTCGACGCGGTCTGCGCCAACGTGGCGCGGGCACAGGCCGAGCTTCCGGTGCCGATCGCCCTCGAACCGATCGCCGCGTTGCTCGACTGGCCCGACGACGAGTTGACCGAGGCGGACTTCCTCACCGAGATCCTCGATCGGACCGGGGCACTGCTGCTGCTGGACGTGGCAAACGTGCACGCCAACGCCCACAACCGGGGCACCGACCCGCTGGCGTTGCTGGAGCGCCTGCCGCTGGAACGGGTCGCGTACGCCCACGTGGCCGGCGGCGCGGAGCACGGCGGTTTCTACCACGACACCCACACCGACCCGGTGCCGGCGGCGGTGCTGGAGCTGGTCGGCGCGCTCTGCGCCCGGCGGCGACCGCCAGCGCTACTGCTGGAGCGCGACGGCCACTATCCGCCGGCCGCCGAACTCCGCGCCGAACTGGACGCCCTGGCCACCGCCGCGGGCTTCCCGACCGTGACATGACGGGCACACCCCAGGGCGGCTCCGCGCCCACCCCCCGCGCCGGGCTCGCCGAGCGGCAGGCCGAACTGGTCGCGGCGCTGGTCGCCGGGGCTGAGCCACCGGCGGGGTTCGCGCCCGGCCCGCTGGCCGCCACCCGCGCGGCCCTGCTGCGCAAGCGGGCCGGCGAGGTGGCCCGGCACTGGCCACTGCTCGCCGCCGGCCTCGGTGCCACATGGTCGACCACCTTCGCCGACTGGGCCGCCCGGCGGCCCACCGCCGGATCGCTGCGCGACGGTTGGGACCTGGCCCGGGCGCTGCACGACCAGCACGCGCTCCCCCCGGCGGCGGCCGAGGAGTTGGCCGTCCGGGAGGCCCGCCTGCGCTACGACGGGCGTCGGGCGCCGCGTCCGCGCCGGGTGCCGGCGGTGGGCCGCGCCGGCGGCGCCGTCGCGGTGCAGATCGCCGGCCGGGTACGCCTGCTGCGCCCCGCCCCACGGGTATCCACCCGTGCTGGCGACGGGGTACCGGATGCGGCAGGATCGGAGTTATGGATCTCGGACTGACCGACCGCGTGTACGTCCTCACCGGCGCCTCCCGCGGCCTGGGATACGCGACAGCGCAGAGCCTGGTCGCCGACGGCGCACGGGTGGTGCTCTCGGCCCGGGACCCGGCCGCGGTGGCCGCCGCCGCCGAGCAGTTGGGCGGCCCGGAGCACGCCGTCGGGCTGACCGCGGACCTGACCGACCCGGAGACCCCGGAGCAGCTCGTCGCCGCCGCCCGAGAGCACTTCGGCCGGCTCGACGGCGCGCTGATCTCGGTCGGCGGTCCACCGGCGGGCAACGCCGCAGCGATCACCGACGAGCAGTGGCGGCTCTCCTTCGAAACCGTCTTCCTGGGCACCATCCGCGCGGTCCGCACGGTCGCCGCCGCGCTGCCCGAGGGCGGCGCGATCGGGCTGGTGCTCTCCACCTCGGCCCGCGGCCCGGTGCCCGGCCTGGGCATCTCCAACGGTCTACGGCCCGGCCTGGTCGGCGCGGCGAAGGACATCGCCGACGACTACGGCCCGCGTGGTGTCCGGGTGGTCGGGCTGCTGCCCGGCCGGATCATGACCGACCGCAACCGGGAGCTCTTCGCCGCGACCGGCGACCCGGATCGCGCCCGCGCCGACGCGGAGGCCGGCATCCCGCTGCGCCGCCTCGGCGACCCCGCCGAGTTCGGCCGGGTGGCCGCGTTCGTGCTCTCCCCCGCCGCGAGCTACCTCACCGGGATCACCCTGCCGGTCGACGGCGGCGCGCTGCGCGGGCTGTGACCCCCGGCCCGGTCCGCCCCTCCGGCATCCGGCATCCCCGGCCGACCCGGGCGGAGCTGGCCGCCGCCGCCGATCGGACCATCCCCGACGTGCTCGCGCCGGGGCTGGCGGTGCTCTTCGTCGGCATCAACCCGGGCCTCTGGTCGGCTGCCACCGGCTGGCACTTCGCCCGGCCCGGTAACCGGTTCTGGCCCGCCCTGCACCGCGGCGGGTTCACCCCTCGACTGCTGCACCCCAGCGAACAGGACGAGCTGCCCGCGCTCGGGCTCGGCATCACCAACATGGCCGCCCGGGCCAGCGCCCGCGCGGACGAGCTGAGCACCGGGGAACTCCTCGACGGTGCGGCGATCCTGACCGACAAGGTGGCCCGGTACCGGCCGCGCTGGGTGGCCGTGGTGGGGGTGACCGCGTACCGGATCGGTTTCCAGCGGCCGAAGGCCACCTTCGGGCCGCAGCCGGAGTCGCTGGCCGGCGCCCGGCTGTGGGTGCTGCCCAACCCCAGCGGCCTGAACGCGCACTTCACCCCGGTCACCCTGGGCCTGGCGTTCGCCGAGCTGCGCGTGGCGGCGTTCTGACCAGCGGTCAAGCTGTTGTGGCCTCTCGGGTGGGCGACGGCCGTCAGCGGCTCCGGGCGGGCGCGCCCGGGGAGGCCTCGCCGATCGCGGCCCGGTCGAGGGCGCCCTGGACCAGGTCCGCCTCCGGCAGGTTCAGGGCACGGAACTCGTGCACGGCCCGCTCCCGGTGTTCGCGGGCGGCCACCGGGTCGCCCAGCTCGGCGTAGGCGTCGCCCAGGTACCGCTGGGCCCGCGCCGCCTCGTGCGGGTCGCCGGTGCGCGCGGTGTGCTCGGCGGCCTCCCGATGGCACTCCAGGGCCTGATCCGGGTGCCCGGTACGGAGCAGTGCCACGCCCAGGCTGTTGAGCACCTCGGCCTGCAGCACCCGGTCGGCGATCGCCCGGCTCGCGTCCAGGGCCCGGGTCAGCACCGCGATCGCCTCGACGACCTCGCCCAGGTCGAGAAGGCAGGCGCCGGTGCGGCTCAGCGCCCGGCACTCGTCGGCTCGGTTGCCCGTGCTGTCGAACGTCTCCAGAGCCTGTTGCAGCAGCGGGATCGCGCGTGACGGTCGCCCCGCACGCTCGTGGACGAACGCGAGCCCCTTGAGCGCCGCGCCCTCCCCGGTACGGTCGCCGGTCGACCGGCCGATCTCCAGGGCCTGCTTCACCATCTCGGTCGCCTCCTCGAACCGCCCGGTCCAGGCCAGGCTGCGCCCCACGTTTGTCAGCACCCGGCCCTCGGCCACCCGTGCGTTGATCGCCCGCAGCCGGTCCGCCGCCTGCCGTGACCAGAACAGCGACTCCTCGTAGCGGCCGAGACGCTCGTAGGCGAAGCCCAGATTGCACATCACCCGGCCCTCCCCGGCCTGGTCGTCCAGCTCGGCGAAGACGGCCAGTGCCGCGAGGTAGTGCTGCACGCCGTCCAGCAACTGGCTCGACATGTCGTGGCAGAGCCCGAGCGTGCTGAGCACGTCCGCCTCGCCTTGCCGGTCGCCGAGCTCCCGGAATCCGCTCAGTGCCTCGGCGAGGCAGCTCAGCGCCTCAGTGTGGAAGCTCGTCCAGGCATAGTTGGCCCCCAGGTTGAGCAGGGCCGTGCTGCGCCCGGCGAGGTCACCCAGCTTCCGGGCGGCTTCGGCGGCGGCGACCTGCAGCTGCTCGTTCGCCCCGAAGTGCCCGCCGGCCTGCAGATGGTGGCCGAGGATCGCGGCCATGTCGACGACCCGCTCCGGCCCGGCCGCGCTCGCCACCGCCAGCAGGTTCGTGCTCTCCTCACCGAGCCAGGTCAGCGCGTCCGGGTGCGGGAAGTAGTCGGCCGGCCCGGTGCCACGGTCCGGCAGCCACCGGTACGGGTACAGCTCCCGGATCGCCGCCGCCGCGGTGGCCACGTAGTGGTCGAAGACCCGGGCCAGCGCCGCGTCCCGGGCTGGCTCGTCCTCCCGCACGGCCAGGTCCCGCGCGTACGCCCGGAGCAGATCGTGGAAGTCGTACGCGTTCGGCCCGCGCTGTTGCAGCAGGTTCTGGTCGAGCATCGACTCCAGGAACGCCTGCGCGGCCGGTGGTGTCAGCCCGGTCAGCGCGGCCACCGAGCCGGGGGTCAGCGCGTCGCCGGGGTGCAGGGCCAGCAGCCGGTAGTGCCGCTTCTGCTCGTCGTCCAGCTCGCGGTAGGACAGCTCGAAGACGGCGCGGACCGTGCTGCCGCCGGCGGACAGCCCGTCCAGGCCGTGCGTCCGCAGGTACTCCACCAGGTTCTGCACAGTCCACGAGCTGCGTGCCCGCAGGCGTTGCGAGGCCAGCGCGACAGCGATCGGCAGGTGCCCGCAGAGCTCGGCGACCTCGGTGGTGGCGCGCATGTCGGCGACCTTGTCGGCGCTGGCCGTGGTGCGCAGCATCCGCAGCGCCTCGTCCGGGCTGAACGCGGGCAGCGCGATCTGGCGTACGTGCGGGAGCCCGGCCAGGCTGCGCCGGCTCGTCATGATCGTCAGGCTGTACGGGCTGGTCGGCAGCAGATCACGCACCTGCTCCTCGTTCGCCACGTTGTCCAGCACGACGATCGCCTCGCGCCCGGCGAGCCGGTCACGATACATCGCGGCCCGCCCGTCGAGGTCGGCCGGGATTCGGGAGCCGGGCACCCCGAGACGCCGCAGGAACGAGTCGAGCACTTCGCCCGGGTCGATCGGGGCGCGCTGCCGGTCGAAGCCGCGCAGGTTGGTGAACAGTTGCACGTCCGCGTACCGGCCGTCGCGGATCAGTTCGTGAGCGACCCGGATGGCGAACTGCGTCTTGCCGATGCCGGCCATGCCCTCGACCACGACCACCAGCGGGTGCGGGGAGTGCCCGGCCTCGTCGATCCAGGCGCGCAGGCCGGCCAGCTGCGGCTCGCGGCCGACGAACCCGGCCAGCTCGTGGGGTAGCTGACGCAGCGCCTCGACCGACTCGGAACGCTGGGTGGCCGCGTGCGCGGTGATGCACGCGTCGCGCCATGCGGCGACCTGGGCGGGGTCCAGCCCGAGCGCCCGGACCAGCCGGACGACCAGGTCGATGTCGAGGCGACGGCGGCCGGTCTTGAAGATGTCGGCGACCGTGCTGTGCGAGACCGCGACGGCCTCCGGATCGGCCGAGATGCGCTTCGCGAGGACCCGGTACGACGGCATGTTCGCCCAGTTCCAGAGATTCTTCAGGGCGCCGACGAACTCGTCGACGGACCGCGGCTGGCCCGGGCCGGGCGCCGGAGGGTGGCTGGTGTCGTCGTTCATCGGCGTGCCTTTCCCCGTGGTCGGCGCCGGGCGTACGGATTCGTACGGACTACTCGCTCCGTCGCCCCGGACACCGGCAGAGTCCTGGTCGGACATCTCCTTGCTGATCTTCGTGCTGGCAGCGTCGCCGAGTGCTCGATCGCAAAGCCGTCCGCACACAGGCCATCGGGGGTAGGCGGATGACCGGGACGAACCGGCTGTGGACCTTGCTCGACACCTTCAACCTGTCCGATTACACCGACCGGGCGCACCGGGAGGGACGCGACGCGATGCGTGGCGACGCGGCCCTGACCGAGCAGGTCCGGACACTGACCGAGGCGACAGCGGCGGTCCGCAAGGACAGCGGCGCGCTCGGCCCGTTCGCACGGCGGGCGGTGGAGACCGCGGGGCAGTTCCTGGACGCGCAGGACTACCTGCTCACGCACGACAAACCCCGCTACGAGCAGTACGCGTCGGTCGGGTTGCTGCGCCACCTGCTGCGGGTCGAGGGCAACACCGCCACACCGGCCGAGCGCGCCCACGTCTGGCTGGTCTTCCGCCGGATCCTGGAGGCACAACTGGAGTTCGAGCTGGCTGCCCTGGCCGGTGTCACCAGCCTGGCCAAGCGGGACTTCTCCCCGCAGGTGGCGCGCGACAGGTATCTCGTGCTGGCCGACATCCGGGAGATGGTCCCGGGCCGGCTCGGCGGCCGCCCGGTCGGCTCGCAGTGGCTGACCATGCCGGCCGGCGGGCGCACCCTCGGGGAGGTGGCGCGGGACCGCTCCGGCGCCGCCGCGATCGCGCGGCTGCTGCTGTTCCCGCAGACCACCTGCCACGACGAGGTCGCCTTCCTTGCCCAGATCCAGCTCGGTGAGTGCCTGTTCTGGGGCGCGCTGCTGTGCGTGCGGCAGGCGCTCGCCGCGATCGGCGCGGGTGACCTGGCCGGCGCGACCCGTCACGTGCGCGCCGCCGGGCAGTTCGCCCGACCCCTGATCAAGATCTTTCATTCCGTACGGACCATGCCGCCCGCCCACTTCCACGGGTTCCGGGAGCAGACCGGCAACGCCAGCGCCGTGCAGTGCGAGAGCTGGCAGATGCTCGACGCGCACCTCTACGGCGTGCTCCCGGAGAAGGTCGACGCGCTGGAGACCACCCCGGAGGTGCGGCACGTGCTGGCCCTGCACCGGCCGGACTTCGTCCCGCTGGTGCCGGTGGTGGCCGATCTCGGCGACAGCCCGGCCGAGCGGGGCCTGCGCGATGAGATCGTCACCTTGGATCAGCGGATACGTGCGTGGCGCGCCTTCCACACCAGGCAGCTCGCGGGGCGGCAGGATCCGGGGTATCTGCCGGCAGGCGCGGCCGCTTCCGGCGGCACGTCCGGTTATCCCT comes from Micromonospora vinacea and encodes:
- a CDS encoding DUF692 domain-containing protein, translated to MTGPSGVGIGWRPEIAGFVAELPGLRFVEVVAEGVSASGPLPPGLTQLRDRAVTVVPHGVRLSLGGAEPVDRARVAHLAAVAQRLNAPLVSEHIAFVRAGGLEAGHLLPLPRSREAVDAVCANVARAQAELPVPIALEPIAALLDWPDDELTEADFLTEILDRTGALLLLDVANVHANAHNRGTDPLALLERLPLERVAYAHVAGGAEHGGFYHDTHTDPVPAAVLELVGALCARRRPPALLLERDGHYPPAAELRAELDALATAAGFPTVT
- a CDS encoding SDR family oxidoreductase — encoded protein: MDLGLTDRVYVLTGASRGLGYATAQSLVADGARVVLSARDPAAVAAAAEQLGGPEHAVGLTADLTDPETPEQLVAAAREHFGRLDGALISVGGPPAGNAAAITDEQWRLSFETVFLGTIRAVRTVAAALPEGGAIGLVLSTSARGPVPGLGISNGLRPGLVGAAKDIADDYGPRGVRVVGLLPGRIMTDRNRELFAATGDPDRARADAEAGIPLRRLGDPAEFGRVAAFVLSPAASYLTGITLPVDGGALRGL
- a CDS encoding TetR/AcrR family transcriptional regulator, with product MPRVSQDQLDARRQEILAAARACFARLGYEGATVRRLEEATGLSRGAIFHHFRDKDSLFLAVAEDDAAAMVETVARNGLVQVMRDLLARAVSPDTTGWLGSQLEVSRRLRTDPAFARRWAERSAAIAEATRDRLARQRDAGVLREDVPIDVLAQFLELAYDGLVLHLAMGRPAGDLGPVLDLVEEAVRRH
- a CDS encoding TIGR04222 domain-containing membrane protein, producing the protein MNVHAASGDTWGISGPTFLRYYIAAAILVVAIAVYHRIRLLTAPGHTTVDPLGAQQVAYLNGGPQLAVHAALGGLRGSGAVGVRPDRRLTTGGAPPSGLTPLDQAVHWAAHQHSRVRDLPQDERVRTALDQIRDGLEQRGLITDDAQRARARFWSMILFALLGLGVLRLVSGLFSDRPVGYLLLTLVPLLTITLVLRRAPMLTRAGRTALRSVRREHTHLAPASAPAYATYGAAGAAMGVALYGTASLWALDPGFAEQAEIQRQAASGGGWTGGSDGSSGGGDSSGGDGGSSCGGGGGGCGGGG
- a CDS encoding tetratricopeptide repeat protein, with the protein product MNDDTSHPPAPGPGQPRSVDEFVGALKNLWNWANMPSYRVLAKRISADPEAVAVSHSTVADIFKTGRRRLDIDLVVRLVRALGLDPAQVAAWRDACITAHAATQRSESVEALRQLPHELAGFVGREPQLAGLRAWIDEAGHSPHPLVVVVEGMAGIGKTQFAIRVAHELIRDGRYADVQLFTNLRGFDRQRAPIDPGEVLDSFLRRLGVPGSRIPADLDGRAAMYRDRLAGREAIVVLDNVANEEQVRDLLPTSPYSLTIMTSRRSLAGLPHVRQIALPAFSPDEALRMLRTTASADKVADMRATTEVAELCGHLPIAVALASQRLRARSSWTVQNLVEYLRTHGLDGLSAGGSTVRAVFELSYRELDDEQKRHYRLLALHPGDALTPGSVAALTGLTPPAAQAFLESMLDQNLLQQRGPNAYDFHDLLRAYARDLAVREDEPARDAALARVFDHYVATAAAAIRELYPYRWLPDRGTGPADYFPHPDALTWLGEESTNLLAVASAAGPERVVDMAAILGHHLQAGGHFGANEQLQVAAAEAARKLGDLAGRSTALLNLGANYAWTSFHTEALSCLAEALSGFRELGDRQGEADVLSTLGLCHDMSSQLLDGVQHYLAALAVFAELDDQAGEGRVMCNLGFAYERLGRYEESLFWSRQAADRLRAINARVAEGRVLTNVGRSLAWTGRFEEATEMVKQALEIGRSTGDRTGEGAALKGLAFVHERAGRPSRAIPLLQQALETFDSTGNRADECRALSRTGACLLDLGEVVEAIAVLTRALDASRAIADRVLQAEVLNSLGVALLRTGHPDQALECHREAAEHTARTGDPHEAARAQRYLGDAYAELGDPVAAREHRERAVHEFRALNLPEADLVQGALDRAAIGEASPGAPARSR
- a CDS encoding carbon-nitrogen hydrolase family protein — its product is MTQPRTLPSSPLTVATVQATPTPGDVAGNAVMAADLVRRAGERGARVAVLPELFLCAYHPPVLAADPAGTDVAADPAGMVADRRLDPLRVAAREAGVTALVGAAVRHPDGRRTIAALVVDRTGEVRVGYDKQQLWGDERELFTPGDRGATLLVDDWRLGLGICYDGCFPEHGRAAALDGAHAYLCPSGYLAGSEHRRDLYYPARALDNTMFVVFANAVGGVEPWRFNGGAAIYDPEGRVLARGADDGAAVLVATLDPAVLAATRAAHSMLADRLSDQGGPRLSMPG
- the mug gene encoding G/U mismatch-specific DNA glycosylase translates to MTPGPVRPSGIRHPRPTRAELAAAADRTIPDVLAPGLAVLFVGINPGLWSAATGWHFARPGNRFWPALHRGGFTPRLLHPSEQDELPALGLGITNMAARASARADELSTGELLDGAAILTDKVARYRPRWVAVVGVTAYRIGFQRPKATFGPQPESLAGARLWVLPNPSGLNAHFTPVTLGLAFAELRVAAF